In Streptococcus porcinus, the genomic window TTCTATATATTAAAAGAAGGTAGAGCATTAACAAAATTGCAGATCCAATAAAGCCAAAATTTTCAGCAATTACAGTGAAAATCATATCACTTTCTCTTACAGGAACTGGTAAATCTAAGTGATTAAACCCCTTCCCAAAAAGTCCTCCACTACCTATGGAAATCATGCTTTGTGTTTGCTGGTAAGCAATAGTTTCAGAATACTCAAATGGTGTTAAGAAAGCTGAAATCCGATTGATTTGATAAGCATCCATTCCCATCTTAAAGAAAAAATCCTTGCCTTGGGGGAGAATAAAAACTAGAAAAAAAGTTGCAATAGATAATAAAACGCCAAAAGCGATCGGTAAAATAAGCCACCAAGAAATACCAGAGATTAACACGACTCCAATCAAGATAGCCAGAAAAACCATGGCTGTTCCTAAGTCTTTTTGTAAACCCAATAGAACCATCACGGGTAGGGTTAATAAAAGATACAATCCTAGGAGTTTCCAATCATCCTTAAAAGTTGATCTTTCCTCTTTCCCCTTAAACCATACAGTTAGGCGAGCTAAAACCAGAATATAAGAAATTTTCATAAATTCTGACGGTTGAAAAAGAGTTACAGAGCCAATAGTAATCCAATTCCTAGCACCAGTAGCAGCGACTAGCTGTGGACTATAAAAAAATAGAGGTAAAATCATCAAAACAAGTCCTAAGGTATAAAGAAAAGGCGTCAGCTTCCATAAAACCTTAGTACTAAAAAACATGAGAACAAAAGCAAATAAGGATCCAAAACCTATCCATAAGAACTGCTGAACCATAACTTTAGTCAAATTTTTAGGATAATCATGATAAGTTGCCACATACACAGCCAGAAGACCAATCAATAGTAAACAAAAAACGGGAGTGATAATGCCATAGTCAATTTTATGATCAAGGCTTCTCTTATGATATGCCATTCTATCCTACTTTCTATATTATCGAACCACTTTAGATTACAGGTACGAAGAGAAGATTTCCTTAATACGAAAAAATGAAAAAAGGACCAAATATTTGGTCACTATTAACAATTTTCACAGATGGCCCCTGCAGGAATCGAACCTGCAACTACTCCTTAGGAGGGAGTTGTTATATCCATTGAACTAAGGAGCCTAAGGCATTATACCTCCATCTATTGTAGCCTAGAAAATCAGGAATTGCAAGTTTAAATCTTTAGTCCTGATGACTTTCTCGATATTTCATCATTTTCTTTTTAAAAAGATCACCATTGGTTGGTGGAGTGATGGTAACCGCATTCGCTCCAGCATCAATAACAGCTTTGACGGTCTCATCTGTAGGGCCACCAGTGGCCATAATCGGTATGTCAGGAAATGATTGTCTAATTTTACGAACAACCTGAGGAGTATCTGGTCCGCAAGAAATATTTAAAATATCCACCCCTGCTGCAATCCGTCCCCTAATATCAGAATGTTCTGATACCACTGTATAAATAATGGGAATGTCAATGAAGTCTTCAATATCACGAATGGTTTCAACCTTTGTAGGCCCGTTAACAACTACAGCATATGCCCCTTCTGACTCTGAAAAAAGGCTCATATTTGCTGAACGAAATCCTGTTGTTAAACCACCACCAACGCCAGCTAAAACTGGTACCGATGAAGCAATCATAATACTTTTTAAAATAGCTGGGTGCGGGGTAAAAGGGTAGACCGCCAAGACTGCATCAGCATCGCTATTAGCAATAATAGAAACATCTGTACTAAATAAGACTGAACGTATCCGACGACCATAAATAAAAATTCCAGAACATTCCTGAATAACCTCTGGCATTTTTATCATCTCTTTCCGTAAATCCGACATAACAATTGGTGCTTCAAGTTTTCTAGCTGACATCTTTCTCCTTCTACATTTCGTTTTTCTTTAATATTTTATCACAGACTGAACGTTTTCGACTGTCAAAGACTCAACATTATTCATAATTCTTAACCTTAGCAAATAGCTTTCACTGTTACCCTATAACTGACTGTCCTTAATAATATTAGTGAGCATCTAGGTATTTACATTTTTTAACACTAAAAACCAGCCTGTGTTTTATCACAAGCTGGTTTTTCAATTTCTGTCGACTTATAGATACCTTTGGTAGCTAAATTAACGACGGATTTCTTTAATACGTGCTGCTTTACCTTGTAATGCACGTAAGTAGTAAAGTTTAGCGCGACGAACTTTACCGTAACGGATAACTTCAATTTTATCTACACGTGGAGTGTGGATTGGGAAAGTACGCTCAACACCGATACCACTTGAAATTTTACGAACAGTGTACATCTCAGAAATGCCTTGTCCTTTACGTGAAATAACAACACCTTCAAAGATCT contains:
- a CDS encoding FtsW/RodA/SpoVE family cell cycle protein — translated: MAYHKRSLDHKIDYGIITPVFCLLLIGLLAVYVATYHDYPKNLTKVMVQQFLWIGFGSLFAFVLMFFSTKVLWKLTPFLYTLGLVLMILPLFFYSPQLVAATGARNWITIGSVTLFQPSEFMKISYILVLARLTVWFKGKEERSTFKDDWKLLGLYLLLTLPVMVLLGLQKDLGTAMVFLAILIGVVLISGISWWLILPIAFGVLLSIATFFLVFILPQGKDFFFKMGMDAYQINRISAFLTPFEYSETIAYQQTQSMISIGSGGLFGKGFNHLDLPVPVRESDMIFTVIAENFGFIGSAILLMLYLLLIYRMLKVTFESNNLFYTYISTGFIMMILFHIFENIGAAIGILPLTGIPLPFISQGGSALISNLIGVGLILSMNYQHVLAGEIESEQQLRRSYRYDY
- the rplS gene encoding 50S ribosomal protein L19; translated protein: MNPLIQSLTEGQLRTDIPEFRAGDTVRVHAKVVEGTRERIQIFEGVVISRKGQGISEMYTVRKISSGIGVERTFPIHTPRVDKIEVIRYGKVRRAKLYYLRALQGKAARIKEIRR